From a region of the Neobacillus niacini genome:
- a CDS encoding glycerate kinase produces MKFVLAPDSFKESMTAKKAALAMEKGVKAVFPDAECVIVPMADGGEGTVESLVSMANGEMIKTKVLGPLGESVIAEYGLLGEGQTAVIEMASASGLELVKPEGRNPLLTTSYGTGQLIKHALDKGVSRFLIGIGGSATNDGGAGMLQALGVSFKDANGKELSFGGGALSGLHTIDVSGLDERIKQVKFDVACDVTNPLIGENGASAIFGPQKGATAEMVHVLDQNLSHFADVMKEQLGQDIAHMDGAGAAGGLGAGLMAFLNAELKKGIDLVIEYTGLEEQVRGADYVFTGEGSIDAQTLFGKTPYGVASVAKKYSVPVIAFAGRIGNGVESLYDNGFNAIIGILKGVTTFEEALDSGEANLTFAAENICRVLKI; encoded by the coding sequence ATGAAGTTTGTACTAGCACCCGATTCATTTAAGGAAAGTATGACGGCGAAGAAGGCTGCCCTTGCAATGGAAAAAGGTGTAAAAGCCGTTTTTCCTGATGCGGAATGTGTCATTGTCCCCATGGCGGACGGCGGGGAAGGCACCGTTGAATCTCTCGTCAGCATGGCAAATGGCGAGATGATTAAGACCAAGGTGCTCGGACCACTAGGAGAAAGTGTCATAGCAGAATACGGTCTCTTGGGAGAGGGGCAGACTGCAGTGATTGAGATGGCAAGTGCAAGTGGATTAGAATTAGTTAAGCCTGAAGGCCGCAATCCCTTATTGACCACTTCTTATGGAACCGGTCAATTAATTAAACATGCTTTAGACAAAGGTGTGAGCCGGTTTTTAATCGGAATTGGCGGCAGTGCTACCAATGATGGCGGGGCAGGAATGCTCCAAGCACTTGGTGTTTCTTTTAAAGATGCAAATGGTAAAGAGCTCTCGTTTGGCGGCGGCGCATTAAGTGGTTTGCATACGATCGATGTAAGCGGGCTTGATGAAAGAATTAAACAAGTAAAATTTGATGTAGCATGTGATGTTACCAATCCACTAATCGGTGAAAATGGAGCGTCAGCTATTTTTGGCCCGCAAAAAGGAGCCACAGCTGAAATGGTACACGTTCTGGACCAAAACTTATCTCATTTTGCTGATGTTATGAAAGAGCAATTAGGTCAGGATATTGCCCATATGGATGGTGCTGGTGCTGCGGGCGGCCTTGGTGCGGGATTAATGGCCTTCTTAAATGCCGAGCTAAAGAAAGGAATTGACCTTGTCATTGAGTATACGGGGCTGGAGGAACAAGTCAGAGGAGCAGACTATGTTTTTACGGGAGAAGGCAGTATTGATGCCCAGACATTGTTTGGCAAAACTCCTTACGGGGTGGCGAGTGTAGCTAAAAAATACTCTGTCCCTGTTATTGCTTTTGCCGGCAGAATTGGCAATGGAGTGGAATCGCTATACGATAATGGATTTAATGCCATTATCGGAATCTTAAAAGGTGTGACAACATTTGAGGAAGCACTTGATTCCGGAGAAGCGAATTTAACATTTGCGGCCGAAAATATTTGCCGAGTATTGAAAATATAG
- a CDS encoding FadR/GntR family transcriptional regulator: MDETPKKIMVESVNRTTLSKQVVESIIQLLNSGQMKPGDKLPTEMELMEILNVSRPVLREALSSLESLGVINRKTREGTFFNNKISSHPFSIMLSLAHDNLQAMVEARMALELGLITIAAEKISDEDLKRLKQTIEIIENSKDQNYGEADIEFHRIIALSADNQIVEGMVDSLIVTLVKINSEIKVREPERTIEHHMAIYKALEKRDPFEAFHQMYLHLDYVRHKVLKNLHGNKD; this comes from the coding sequence ATGGACGAAACTCCTAAAAAAATCATGGTTGAGTCAGTAAATCGTACTACTTTATCCAAGCAGGTGGTCGAAAGTATTATTCAACTATTGAATAGTGGTCAGATGAAACCTGGAGATAAACTTCCTACGGAAATGGAATTAATGGAAATACTTAACGTCAGCCGTCCTGTGTTACGTGAAGCACTCAGCTCTCTTGAATCGTTGGGGGTTATTAACCGAAAAACACGAGAAGGTACTTTTTTTAATAATAAAATTAGCAGCCATCCCTTTTCCATTATGTTATCCCTTGCACATGATAATCTGCAAGCAATGGTTGAAGCTAGAATGGCATTGGAATTAGGTTTAATTACCATTGCAGCGGAGAAAATTAGCGACGAAGATCTCAAAAGATTAAAACAAACCATTGAAATCATTGAAAACAGTAAAGATCAAAACTATGGCGAAGCCGATATTGAATTTCATCGGATCATCGCCTTAAGTGCCGATAACCAGATTGTAGAGGGAATGGTAGATTCATTAATTGTCACTCTTGTCAAAATCAACAGTGAAATAAAAGTTCGAGAACCAGAACGAACCATCGAGCATCATATGGCGATTTATAAAGCATTGGAAAAAAGGGATCCGTTTGAGGCGTTTCATCAAATGTACTTACACCTTGATTACGTCCGACACAAAGTTTTAAAAAATCTTCACGGTAACAAAGATTAA
- a CDS encoding response regulator transcription factor, giving the protein MNILVCDDDKAIVDAIGIYLENEGYQIFKAFDGIEAIEIIDTQEIHLIIMDIMMPRMDGIRATMKIREDNKIPLIMLSAKSEDYDKILGLNIGADDYITKPFNPLELIARVKSQLRRYTSFGGLETKSNVYRTGGLIVDDESKNITVDGESVHLTPVQYRIVKLLTANAGRVFSIEEIYEKVWNETAFSPENTVTVHIRKIREKIEINPKEPKYLKVVWGVGYKVEKI; this is encoded by the coding sequence ATGAACATATTGGTATGTGATGATGATAAGGCAATTGTGGATGCGATAGGAATTTACTTGGAAAATGAAGGCTATCAAATATTCAAGGCTTTTGACGGGATAGAAGCTATCGAAATCATCGACACTCAGGAGATCCATCTCATTATCATGGATATTATGATGCCTAGGATGGATGGAATAAGAGCTACGATGAAGATTAGAGAAGACAACAAAATTCCACTGATCATGCTTTCTGCCAAATCTGAGGATTACGACAAAATTTTGGGATTGAATATAGGAGCGGATGACTATATCACTAAACCTTTTAATCCATTAGAGCTCATCGCAAGAGTTAAATCACAGCTGAGAAGATATACATCTTTTGGAGGACTTGAAACCAAGAGTAATGTCTATCGAACCGGCGGACTCATTGTCGATGATGAAAGTAAGAACATCACCGTCGACGGGGAGAGCGTCCACCTGACACCGGTACAATATAGGATTGTAAAGCTGCTGACTGCAAATGCCGGAAGGGTTTTCTCTATTGAGGAAATCTATGAGAAGGTATGGAATGAAACCGCCTTTAGCCCGGAAAATACGGTCACCGTTCATATTAGAAAAATTAGAGAGAAAATAGAGATCAATCCGAAAGAGCCAAAATATTTGAAGGTGGTGTGGGGAGTTGGATATAAAGTTGAAAAAATATAG
- a CDS encoding histidine kinase dimerization/phospho-acceptor domain-containing protein: MDIKLKKYSHLLTTKIVVFIVMILCFTGIIKAFVDVEIVNDGDFGIVFEEDYFHSSEYVRESDAIIGQLTRLLTEYKSEEHIVNGGSISEDEVRSEEETLYSDFQVNSKNFNPNLSEKENYDKFKTEYADKISLARDRLIKNDLREFHSIVQNLEEIEDPLYYGSDGVNVYTNRTQIEKEQYKTYPSYLVFDGYKREIYPKEIEENEHFYQINERIEELDPESQVVYVAFTKEFLTSKMNEWKNQKEVIKTSFYQFLAFLSGFILTFLYLVLVIGRKSFTDKEVKLNPIDKLYIDVKLVLLMCLMALWAGLVDSVNIENMDALVFPITIPIAAAGFALVLSVVRHIKNKTFFTHTLIYRLIHLIVTFVRNVYDSGSVGVKTVLLVIGYPLLVAATFFIFPVTLGIAAWFAYKRVKSFTAIQEGVARIKDGDIQHSIDVGGKGEFAKLASNINSITDGLKKAVNSELKSERLKTELITNVSHDIRTPLTSIITYVDLLKKEKDPSKVEQYIEVLDQKSKRLKVLTDDLFDAAKASSGNIPVQFERIDIISLITQGLGEVNDKIEHLDLAFKFSHPKDKVYVQADGKLLWRSIENVLSNIFKYTLKGSRVYIDIEVLENEILLTFKNISAYELNISADELMERFKRGDESRSSNGSGLGLSIAKSLIEIQKGEFSIQVDGDLFKSMIYLPKYKNSLE; this comes from the coding sequence TTGGATATAAAGTTGAAAAAATATAGCCATTTACTGACGACAAAAATAGTTGTTTTTATCGTGATGATTCTCTGTTTTACAGGTATCATCAAAGCATTTGTAGATGTTGAAATCGTGAATGATGGAGATTTTGGGATCGTTTTTGAAGAGGACTATTTTCACAGCAGTGAATACGTGCGGGAAAGTGACGCGATTATCGGTCAGCTAACCAGGCTGCTAACGGAATATAAGAGTGAGGAACATATCGTAAACGGCGGGTCAATTAGTGAGGATGAAGTAAGAAGTGAAGAAGAAACCTTGTATTCGGATTTCCAAGTAAACTCCAAAAATTTCAATCCTAATTTAAGTGAAAAGGAAAACTATGATAAGTTTAAAACAGAGTATGCAGATAAGATCTCTCTTGCAAGGGATAGGCTGATCAAGAACGATTTAAGAGAATTCCATTCGATTGTGCAGAATTTAGAAGAGATTGAAGACCCTTTGTATTATGGCAGTGACGGTGTAAATGTCTATACGAACCGTACCCAGATTGAAAAAGAACAGTATAAAACCTATCCTTCTTATCTCGTGTTTGATGGTTATAAAAGAGAGATTTATCCAAAGGAAATAGAAGAGAATGAGCACTTCTATCAAATTAACGAAAGAATAGAAGAATTGGATCCAGAAAGCCAAGTTGTCTATGTTGCTTTTACGAAGGAATTTTTAACTTCTAAAATGAATGAATGGAAAAATCAAAAAGAAGTTATCAAAACAAGTTTTTATCAATTTTTAGCATTTTTATCAGGATTCATCCTTACCTTTTTATATTTAGTCCTCGTGATTGGGAGAAAGTCTTTTACAGACAAAGAAGTAAAACTTAATCCAATCGATAAATTATATATTGATGTAAAGCTGGTACTACTCATGTGCCTAATGGCTCTTTGGGCTGGCTTAGTGGACAGCGTTAATATCGAAAATATGGATGCATTGGTCTTTCCGATTACAATTCCGATTGCAGCAGCAGGGTTCGCGCTTGTTCTATCAGTGGTAAGGCATATCAAGAATAAAACGTTCTTTACACATACCTTAATCTATAGGCTGATCCATCTGATAGTTACATTTGTAAGAAATGTCTATGATAGCGGAAGTGTTGGGGTAAAGACGGTATTACTAGTCATCGGATATCCACTATTGGTCGCGGCAACGTTTTTCATATTTCCGGTAACCCTGGGAATTGCAGCCTGGTTTGCCTATAAGCGTGTCAAGTCGTTCACGGCGATTCAAGAAGGGGTAGCACGAATAAAGGATGGAGATATCCAGCACAGCATCGATGTTGGTGGAAAGGGAGAGTTTGCGAAACTTGCCTCCAATATAAACAGCATCACGGATGGTTTGAAAAAGGCAGTTAACAGTGAACTAAAAAGTGAGCGCTTAAAAACCGAACTCATCACCAATGTGTCTCATGACATTCGAACACCTTTGACTTCTATTATTACCTATGTAGATCTATTGAAAAAAGAAAAAGACCCTTCGAAGGTTGAACAATATATTGAGGTACTTGATCAAAAATCAAAACGGCTAAAAGTGCTGACAGATGATTTATTTGACGCAGCAAAAGCCTCCAGCGGTAATATACCCGTTCAGTTTGAGCGAATTGATATTATCTCTTTAATCACCCAGGGGCTTGGGGAAGTGAATGATAAAATAGAACATTTAGATTTAGCATTTAAGTTCAGTCATCCTAAGGATAAGGTGTATGTACAAGCTGATGGAAAATTACTATGGAGGTCCATCGAGAACGTATTATCCAATATATTTAAATATACGCTTAAGGGGTCAAGGGTCTACATCGATATTGAAGTTTTGGAAAACGAAATTCTTCTTACCTTCAAGAACATTTCAGCCTATGAGTTAAATATTTCAGCAGACGAATTAATGGAGCGTTTTAAAAGAGGAGATGAATCCAGATCGAGTAATGGAAGTGGATTAGGGCTATCGATTGCGAAAAGTCTAATTGAGATCCAAAAGGGTGAATTTTCCATTCAAGTAGATGGGGATTTGTTTAAGTCGATGATCTATTTACCAAAATATAAAAATAGCCTAGAGTGA
- a CDS encoding multidrug effflux MFS transporter: MNKLTGTKRLQLALLLGSLSLLGPFTIDTYLPSFPTIVKEYNTTASLVQISLTTCLLGLGLGQLIIGPMSDVQGRKKPLRFFLIMYLLTSVICAFAPSIYIFIGARFLQGFAAAGGLVISRAIVRDVYSGRELTKFFALLMLVGNLGPIVAPIAGGIILAFTDWSGVFLVLACIGIVLFLIVLWKLEETLPKENRVPSDISQIVKNFGSLLKDRQFTGYALTQGFMVAGIFAYVSGISFVYQNIYGVTPQVFSLLFGVNGIALIIGTQMVGRYAGVFSERTFLKIGLLIANLAGLALLVALLVKAPLIAVAIPIFFFVSSIGITGTTSFALAMETQGHIAGSASALLGLLPFVLGSLTAPLVGIAGEYTAIPMAVIMFSASLLAFLSYYGLVGKGSLRVQAIK, encoded by the coding sequence GTGAATAAATTAACAGGTACGAAACGATTACAACTAGCTTTACTTTTAGGGTCACTTTCATTATTAGGTCCTTTTACGATTGATACGTATTTACCTTCATTTCCGACCATTGTAAAGGAATACAACACAACTGCTTCTTTAGTACAAATTAGTTTAACGACATGCTTATTAGGATTGGGATTAGGTCAATTGATTATTGGACCCATGAGTGATGTTCAAGGGCGCAAGAAGCCGTTGCGATTTTTCCTCATTATGTATTTACTCACTTCTGTGATATGTGCATTTGCCCCTAGTATTTACATCTTTATCGGGGCTCGTTTCTTGCAAGGCTTTGCAGCTGCAGGCGGACTCGTTATTTCGCGAGCGATTGTTCGCGATGTCTATAGTGGAAGGGAACTTACCAAGTTCTTCGCGTTATTGATGTTAGTGGGGAACCTCGGGCCGATTGTGGCACCGATTGCAGGCGGGATTATACTGGCATTTACCGATTGGTCAGGCGTTTTTCTTGTTTTAGCTTGTATTGGGATTGTATTGTTTTTAATCGTTTTATGGAAACTGGAAGAAACATTACCTAAAGAAAACCGTGTCCCGAGTGATATTTCACAAATTGTGAAGAATTTTGGCTCCTTGTTAAAAGATCGCCAGTTCACCGGTTATGCTCTTACGCAAGGCTTCATGGTTGCTGGAATTTTCGCATATGTTTCGGGAATTTCGTTTGTCTATCAGAATATTTATGGTGTGACTCCCCAAGTGTTCAGTCTATTGTTTGGAGTCAATGGAATTGCGCTCATTATTGGAACTCAGATGGTTGGCCGCTATGCAGGTGTTTTCTCGGAGAGGACTTTTTTAAAGATTGGGTTATTGATTGCGAACTTAGCAGGTTTGGCTTTATTGGTCGCTCTTCTAGTTAAGGCACCCCTGATTGCAGTTGCGATTCCAATTTTCTTTTTTGTTTCATCAATTGGAATCACTGGTACTACTTCGTTTGCATTAGCAATGGAGACACAAGGACATATTGCGGGAAGTGCTTCTGCGTTATTAGGACTCCTTCCATTTGTACTCGGATCATTAACCGCGCCCCTCGTAGGAATTGCAGGGGAATATACGGCGATTCCAATGGCGGTTATTATGTTTTCAGCAAGCTTACTGGCATTCTTATCTTATTATGGATTAGTTGGAAAAGGTTCTTTACGGGTTCAGGCTATAAAATAA
- a CDS encoding CBO0543 family protein has protein sequence MALIIRLGSGNRNSFFIPKNKIRLAVVAFLFQQIITFLIGLVVVEFGLLEYPVRLFPTVNRTSFTFEYYAFPVICAAFNVWYPNDRSNLIQVGYYVGFSSVLTIAEVIIEKYTSLINYIHWDWYTSLITIGLALYIARKFCVWFFTKGEV, from the coding sequence GTGGCTCTTATTATCCGTTTGGGTAGTGGCAACAGGAATTCTTTTTTCATACCTAAAAATAAAATTCGTCTTGCGGTTGTCGCATTTTTGTTCCAGCAGATTATTACTTTTCTTATAGGATTAGTTGTCGTAGAGTTTGGTCTGCTTGAATATCCTGTTCGATTATTTCCTACAGTTAATCGGACGAGCTTCACGTTTGAGTATTATGCGTTTCCAGTCATATGTGCCGCCTTTAATGTTTGGTATCCCAATGATCGAAGTAACCTAATTCAAGTAGGGTATTATGTTGGATTTAGTTCTGTTTTGACCATTGCTGAAGTAATTATCGAAAAATACACCAGCCTCATCAATTACATACATTGGGATTGGTATACCTCTTTGATTACAATAGGTCTTGCTTTATATATAGCACGTAAATTTTGTGTTTGGTTTTTCACAAAGGGAGAGGTATAA
- a CDS encoding CBO0543 family protein — MLMERLILVAMWLFGFVGLFLFIPRKDRHKGFLAFLMFQAVIWLCDMPAFKYDLLRAPVRELPKATDLPLTIDYFFYPVLFAIYYVHRRSKGNLSSRITYFFVWVSVISLFDIVIERYTDLLEYEFLKWYGMWMYIVFLFYVSQVCCNWFFKDKALFHAERWETNEN, encoded by the coding sequence ATGCTGATGGAGCGTTTAATTTTGGTTGCAATGTGGCTGTTCGGCTTTGTTGGCTTGTTTCTGTTTATTCCACGAAAAGATCGGCACAAGGGATTCTTGGCTTTCTTAATGTTCCAAGCAGTCATATGGCTATGCGATATGCCTGCTTTTAAATATGATCTATTAAGAGCGCCTGTAAGAGAGCTGCCAAAAGCCACTGATCTTCCCCTTACAATCGATTATTTTTTTTATCCCGTATTGTTTGCCATCTATTACGTCCATAGGAGATCAAAGGGTAATCTATCGTCAAGGATTACATACTTTTTTGTATGGGTCTCAGTGATCTCCTTGTTTGATATTGTCATTGAGAGATATACAGATTTATTAGAATATGAATTTTTAAAATGGTATGGGATGTGGATGTACATAGTTTTTCTCTTTTATGTGAGTCAAGTCTGCTGTAATTGGTTCTTTAAGGACAAGGCCTTGTTTCATGCGGAGCGGTGGGAAACGAATGAGAATTGA
- a CDS encoding DUF3243 domain-containing protein, with amino-acid sequence MDKQLDEKKIENQLYKNGDALTSFDDFREYLSGKVSLGKKLGMDEEQLANSAEKVADYLAQKEPPKNSEERLLQELWNVGTEEEQHKLAHMLVRLVQQS; translated from the coding sequence ATGGACAAACAGTTAGATGAGAAAAAGATAGAAAACCAGTTATACAAAAACGGAGATGCGTTAACAAGTTTTGATGATTTCAGGGAATATCTTAGTGGCAAAGTTAGTTTAGGAAAAAAACTTGGTATGGATGAAGAACAGTTAGCCAACTCGGCTGAGAAAGTAGCCGATTATCTTGCGCAAAAGGAGCCGCCTAAGAATTCCGAGGAGCGTTTGTTGCAGGAACTTTGGAACGTGGGGACCGAGGAAGAGCAGCATAAACTGGCTCATATGCTTGTCCGTTTAGTGCAACAATCTTAG